One window from the genome of Colletotrichum higginsianum IMI 349063 chromosome 12, whole genome shotgun sequence encodes:
- a CDS encoding Sentrin sumo-specific gives MPPITYDNSPRRLSGATIVRRDKLIARISTIWATEEADWLPPHLPLVEHTEIGFNALQEGPDGCLFASLPPPPHTGKQTLNKSMLETAMALLKEQLKLEQSPATSKFEEVSQELNQDKTPLQDNFKRHSADSDYSPRASLQRAGSPDSWDEEDDRTLLNPSSRTTQQSLAGAVARKPLGVRTLSPETPSTPISRLLNTPLVIPASTGTVVQAARQRPEADKAQAMMQLSDQDARLTTSTIELLLKALTLPTEFHIMDPSWVKLDSGLPESVVIIPERLVNKKVIMMPIHHASEHWTLAVWHREENCIHHYDSVESQSRSDTLSKWAKRWPLPPTAEAKYCPQQSDGVSCGIFVVVVARALLNGHGIPTRIEPAKERAELLNMLRNAGSSNLSNEAFDKKDQLAKENPQRDSALGAAPPLAAAHPDQTSVASATRPDKALLTTPEMISLLARQEISREAETGATSPWASWRGEILETIHELAQELRVNEDSRQEMERIQAQKQKASEALAADTEMMGNVKTRLTEFMAAVDSNEDHDINPAVSLEDFSGDMVEQLKTIKKRKASSSTELKELDSKRRRVDEICERRRDAVVLMRQRLLSSRRGQ, from the exons ATGCCGCCAATCACTTACGACAACAGTCCTCGCAGGCTCAGCGGTGCTACCATTGTACGCCGCGACAAGCTCATCGCCAGAATATCGACAATTTGGGCAACCGAAGAAGCTGACTGGCTCCCTCCACACCTCCCCCTTGTCGAACATACGGAAATTGGCTTCAATGCTTTGCAG GAGGGGCCCGACGGCTGCCTGTTCGCCTCCctgccgccaccaccgcacACGGGCAAGCAAACCCTGAACAAGTCAATGTTAGAAACAGCCATGGCCCTGCTCAAGGAACAGCTGAAGCTTGAACAATCACCCGCTACAAGCAAGTTCGAAGAAGTCTCGCAAGAGCTAAACCAGGACAAAACCCCTTTGCAGGACAATTTCAAACGACACAGCGCCGACAGCGACTATTCCCCACGTGCCAGTCTACAGCGGGCTGGGTCACCAGATTCAtgggacgaagaggacgacaGAACGCTTCTAAATCCTAGCTCCAGAACAACACAGCAATCTTTAGCCGGTGCCGTTGCCAGGAAGCCGCTTGGTGTACGAACATTGTCACCTGAAACACCGTCTACTCCCATCAGCCGACTTTTGAACACACCTTTGGTTATCCCAGCGTCGACAGGGACGGTGGTACAGGCCGCAAGGCAGCGTCCTGAAGCAGACAAGGCACAGGCCATGATGCAATTGTCTGACCAGGACGCCCGTTTAACGACGTCGACCATCGAACTGCTCTTGAAAGCGCTGACGTTGCCGACCGAGTTCCACATCATGGACCCCAGCTGGGTCAAGCTAGACAGCGGCCTGCCAGAAAGCGTGGTTATCATACCAGAGCGACTAGTCAACAAGAAGGTCATCATGATGCCCATCCACCACGCGTCTGAGCACTGGACGCTAGCAGTGTGGCACAGAGAGGAGAACTGCATACACCACTATGATTCCGTTGAAAGCCAGTCGCGTTCGGACACGCTCAGCAAATGGGCGAAGCGGTGGCCATTGCCCCCGACTGCGGAGGCCAAG TATTGCCCCCAGCAGAGCGACGGTGTAAGCTGTGGCATATTtgtagtcgtcgtcgcccgggCACTGCTCAACGGTCACGGGATCCCCACCCGCATCGAACCGGCCAAGGAGCGAGCCGAACTTCTCAATATGCTTAGAAATGCCGGCAGCAGCAATTTGAGCAATGAAGCGTTCGACAAGAAGGATCAGCTGGCCAAAGAAAATCCCCAGAGAGACAGCGCCCTTGGCGCAGCCCCTCCCCTGGCCGCCGCACACCCCGATCAAACCTCGGTCGCCAGCGCAACGCGACCCGACAAAGCCCTTTTAACAACGCCGGAGATGATTTCGCTACTTGCCCGTCAGGAAATCAGCAGGGAGGCCGAAACGGGAGCCACAAGCCCGTGGGCTTCATGGAGAGGCGAGATTCTGGAAACCATCCATGAACTCGCGCAAGAGTTACGCGTCAACGAAGACAGCCGCCAAGAGATGGAGCGGATACAGGCCCAGAAACAAAAGGCTAGTGAAGCGTTAGCCGCTGATACAGAGATGATGGGAAATGTCAAGACCCGACTCACTGAATTCATGGCCGCGGTGGATTCGAATGAAGACCATGACATCAACCCAGCAGTCTCGCTGGAAGACTTCTCCGGCGACATGGTTGAGCAACTCAAAACAATCAAAAAGAGAAAGGCGAGTTCCTCGACTgagctcaaggagctggaTAGCAAACGGAGACGGGTCGACGAGATTTGCGAGCGGCGAAGAGATGCAGTGGTCCTGATGCGGCAGAGGCTGCTTTCCAGTCGTCGAGGCCAGTGA
- a CDS encoding Cap22 protein: MRFNNVALSLAAVAYVKANVQLFADEIPIQCLAVCNPIFQLGRICEGERTVISNGPTEDRLEAQCVCTNTSFDVSKYAGLCASCMSQNVEDRDDLEVADQNDKDINDILWTCGFPSTSYVPTASYASFTPSVQATPLTNSAQLTTTIDPRAGGGASPTQSSASGNNGGTSSGNPTTASSQATQTPNGAGVVSSQAGLGLVGAVAVGACFL, encoded by the exons ATGCGCTTCAACAACGTCGCCTTGTCtcttgctgccgtcgcctACGTCAAAGCCAACGTCCAGCTGTTCGCCGATGAGATTCCCATCCAGTGCCTGGCCGTTTGTAACCCCATCTTCCAACTCGGTCGCATCTGCGAGGGTGAGCGCACCGTAATTAGCAATGGTCCGACGGAGGACCGCCTTGAAGCGCAGTGTGTGTGCACAAACACCAGCTTTGACGTCTCCAAGTACGCTGGCCTGTGCGCTAGCTGCATGAGTCAGAATGTTGAAGACCGTGACGATTTGGAAG TTGCTGACCAGAATGACAAAGACATTAATGACATCTTGTGGACTTGTGGCTTCCCTAGCACATCCTACGTTCCAACGGCATCCTACGCATCCTTTACTCCCTCCGTCCAGGCAACCCCACTCACAAACTCAGCCCAACTGACCACAACTATTGATCcccgcgccggcggtggGGCTTCCCCGACGCAGTCCAGCGCCTCTGGCAACAACGGCGGCACCAGCAGCGGCAACCCCACCACGGCCAGCTCCCAAGCTACCCAGACCCCGAACGGAGCGGGTGTTGTCTCGTCCCAGGCCGGGCTCGGTCTAGTTGGTGCCGTAGCTGTCGGCGCTTGCTTCCTATAA